A stretch of Labrus mixtus chromosome 7, fLabMix1.1, whole genome shotgun sequence DNA encodes these proteins:
- the LOC132977909 gene encoding WD repeat-containing protein 82-like, translating into MKITDGVLRSFRVARTYGENSKKVNCVDFSPNGENAISSSDDDCIVLYDIREGKPQRTLYSKKYGVDLIRYTHEDTQTVVYSSNKLDDTIRYLSLSDNKFIRYFPGHTARVISLSMSPVDDTFISGSLDKTIRIWDLRSPNCRGLTNPLGKPVCSFDPDGLIFAAGVESQAITLYDLRAFDKGPFASFETRFNRACDWTGLRFSNDGKQILISTNGGMIRILNAFNGSVLHTFSGYNNSKGIPLEACFTPDSQFVMIGSEDGRVHVWSTESGMKVAVLDGKHPGPINTLQFNPRYMTFASACTQMMFWLPCVDVL; encoded by the exons ATGAAGATCACAGACGGCGTGCTGCGGAGTTTCAGGGTTGCCAGGACATATGGAGAAAATTCAAAGAAAGTCAACTGTGTGGATTTCAGCCCAAATGGCGAAAATGCAATATCAAGCAGTGACGACGACTGCATTGTGTTATATGACATCCGGGAAGGAAA ACCTCAGAGGACCCTGTACAGCAAGAAGTATGGAGTGGACCTGATTCGCTACACACATGAAGATACACAGACAGTGGTCTACAGCTCCAATAAACTGGACG ATACCATCAGATACCTGTCACTCAGTGATAACAAGTTTATCAGGTATTTCCCGGGTCACACTGCAAG agttATCTCTCTTTCCATGTCACCAGTGGATGATACATTTATCTCTGGCTCATTAGATAAGACAATCCGAATCTGGGACCTGCGCTCTCCAAACTGTCGG ggTCTTACTAATCCACTGGGTAAACCTGTATGTTCCTTTGACCCTGATGGTCTGATATTTGCTGCTGGGGTAGAATCTCAGGCCATTACGTTGTATGACCTTCGTGCTTTTGACAAG GGTCCTTTTGCCTCTTTTGAAACAAGGTTTAATCGTGCCTGCGACTGGACGGGACTCCGATTCAGTAACGATGGGAAACAGATTCTCATCTCAACCAATGGAGGAATGATTCGCATTCTGAACGCCTTCAATGGATCTGTGCTACACAccttttct GGCTACAATAACAGTAAAGGCATTCCCCTTGAGGCCTGCTTTACTCCTGACTCACAGTTTGTCATGATAG GTTCGGAGGACGGGAGAGTCCACGTTTGGAGCACGGAGAGCGGAATGAAGGTGGCTGTGCTTGATGGGAAACATCCGGGACCCATCAACACTCTGCAGTTTAACCCCAGATACATGACATTTGCCAGCGCCTGCACT
- the LOC132977906 gene encoding pseudouridylate synthase RPUSD4, mitochondrial-like: MMNTVGIACREWKYGLSKFRPQINCHRCPELAPSLSRVRSTAVKAADTGEKPRLRAVDLAQKIQQEKLKSGEKPRLRAVDLAQKVQQEKGKPPAAEADPPVSGQQKRVTELKRFSLQLQNVHPNVLAKHLHKSVLYQDKDLVIINKPYGVPVREDSGVTSISSVLPVLSKMMDGMKINSDFQLLPCLGLEKEISGALLLARREEVVEHILNLNRNNQVQIKYWVITVGAPVPSEGVIDIPVIEREVTGSQPHFKMALSPLFRMNDAGDGVTKVRANRQAHSAVTKYRVIDSSNGCSLVELQPYTRVKHQTRVHMAYALTCPILGDHKYSHWSKLAPQKLPERVLGKLGLQQSKIRYLPLHLLARQLTLQGTNQAEIQVSCPLPKYFIQTLNRLQLTLPDKKD, translated from the exons ATGATGAACACTGTGGGAATAGCCTGTAGAGAATGGAAATACGGTCTGAGCAAATTCAGACCACAGATAAACTGTCACCGGTGTCCGGAGTTAGCACCGTCCCTCAGCCGTGTCCGGTCCACCGCtgttaaagctgcagacacCGGAGAGAAACCCCGTCTCAGAGCTGTCGACCTGGCGCAGAAGATCCAACAGGAGAAGTTAAAGTCTGGAGAGAAACCCCGTCTCAGAGCTGTCGACCTGGCGCAGAAGGTCCAACAGGAGAAGGGAAAGCCTCCCGCAGCAGAGGCAGACCCTCCGGTGTCCGGTCAGCAGAAAAGAGTGACGGAGCTGAAACGGTTCAGTCTGCAGCTTCAAAACGTTCACCCCAACGTGCTGGCCAAACACCTCCACAAAAGCGTACTGTACCAGGATAAAGATTTGGTTATTATCAACAAACCCTATGGTGTTCCCGTCAGag AGGACTCTGGGGTTACCTCCATTTCTTCAGTGCTTCCTGTTCTCTCGAAGATGATGGATGGGATGAAGATAAATTCAGATTTCCAGCTGCTGCCTTGTCTGGGATTGGAGAAAGAAATATCAGGCGCTCTCCTGCTGGCCAGGAGGGAGGAAGTCGTGGAGCACATACTGAATCTTAACAGAAATAACCAAGTTCAGATAAAGTACTG GGTCATCACAGTCGGTGCTCCTGTGCCGTCTGAAGGAGTGATTGACATCCCTGTCATAGAGCGAGAGGTCACAGGCTCTCAGCCACACTTCAAG atggCTTTAAGTCCTCTTTTCAGAATGAATGATGCAGGTGATGGTGTGACCAAAGTCCGGGCCAATCGGCAAGCTCACTCTGCGGTGACCAAGTACAGAGTAATCGACAGCAGCAATGGTTGCAGCCTTGTGGAGCTTCAGCCTTATACCA GAGTGAAGCACCAGACAAGGGTTCACATGGCATACGCTCTGACATGCCCAATTCTTGGTGACCACAAATATTCCCACTGGAGCAAACTGGCACCCCAG AAATTACCTGAGCGCGTGCTGGGAAAGCTTGGATTGCAACAGAGCAAGATCCGGTACCTTCCTCTCCATTTGCTCGCCCGGCAGCTGACACTGCAAGGAACAAACCAAGCCGAGATCCAAGTGTCCTGTCCcctgcccaaatacttcatacaAACATTAAACAGACTGCAGTTGACACTTCCTGATAAAAAAGACTGA
- the LOC132977905 gene encoding transcriptional regulator QRICH1-like isoform X2: protein MNEQESGVVSFDEYVRQKARTVPQHRMKEFLESLAKGPEVLQEFSQQGGAPTTTTTTTAMVYQQQGANCIYTDSTEVAGSLLELACPQVQVTSAGISPHMAVHQESEQQLQVQVQIQEQQGHAVSQVFQVASPSQQDLQGIQAAHLVQQGELTEEQQQQIQAQLVAAVAGGQQIQLSSGQQIQHIQLPGGQQIQIQAGQQIQLQDGQHIQLQDGQHFQLQDGQQIHLQGGQHIQLQDGQHIQLQGGQQIQIQTIEAMSSSEQQDSERRSNAISTVLQPAKKRKVDVPVAVSYAVSQGQQVATVLAIPQGQQQSYVSLRPDLLTVDSAQLYSTTGTITGPTGETWTIPVYSTPQQQGVTHIAIPQETYNTVQVATTNGKEKMSPSARSAEVQSTTTGTQEEIVQTLFPAQFMNGNIHIPVAVQTVGGSYNTTQSVHIWDPNQQQIQGEEGQEQQLHLQGHTEMEDNAEPPTEILVPISLKPEEGLEVWRLWAMRKNAELNKQEKPKLAPIGRRQPLRFQEDLVSSAVAELNLALSLMTQEARGSEDEQFASDVLYYVFLCIQKYLFENGRVDDIFSDPYYTRFSGCLHKILDGWKPSVHPLGYIIPSHVTEEMLWECKQLGAHSPATLLTTLMYFNTKHFHLVTPEQHMKVAFSKVLRHTRKNPTNTKDKATSIRLLRVQGAHNAGQKGSDEMYAEQAEDPENPLRCPIKLYDFYLFKCPQSVKGRNDAYYMTPEPVVAPNSPMWYSSQPLSSQQVEHMLARIIVVREIQEILSAGP from the exons ATGAATGAGCAGGAGAGTGGGGTGGTCTCCTTTGATGAGTATGTGCGGCAGAAGGCCCGCACTGTTCCTCAGCACAGGATGAAGGAGTTCCTGGAGTCTCTCGCTAAGGGCCCAGAGGTGCTGCAGGAGTTCAGCCAGCAGGGAGGGGCAcccaccacaaccaccaccactacAGCCATGGTGTACCAACAGCAGGGTGCCAATTGTATCTACACAGACAGCACAGAGGTGGCAGGCTCTCTCTTAGAGCTGGCTTGTCCG CAGGTACAGGTCACCTCGGCAGGGATTTCACCTCACATGGCTGTGCATCAGGAGTCGGAACAGCAGCTTCAAGTGCAA GTTCAGATTCAGGAGCAGCAGGGTCACGCAGTGAGCCAGGTTTTTCAGGTGGCTTCTCCCTCCCAGCAGGACCTGCAGGGAATCCAAGCAGCGCATCTTgttcagcagggggagctcacagaggagcagcagcagcag ATTCAGGCGCAGCTGGTTGCAGCTGTAGCTGGAGGACAACAAATCCAGCTGTCAAGCGGCCAACAAATCCAGCATATTCAGTTGCCAGGTGGCCAGCAAATTCAAATCCAGGCTGGCCAGCAGATTCAACTCCAGGATGGCCAGCACATTCAACTCCAGGATGGCCAGCACTTTCAACTACAGGATGGACAGCAAATTCATTTACAAGGTGGCCAGCATATTCAACTCCAGGATGGCCAACACATTCAGCTACAAGGGGGCCAACAGATCCAGATCCAGACCATTGAGGCCATGTCAtcttcagagcagcaggattCTGAAAGGAGGTCTAATGCTATCTCAACTGTTCTCCAGCCTGCCAAGAAACGTAAGGTGGATGTCCCTGTAGCTGTGTCATATGCCGTATCGCAGGGCCAGCAGGTGGCCACTGTTCTAGCCATCCCTCAGGGTCAGCAGCAAAGCTATGTGTCCCTACGACCAGATTTGCTCACTGTTGACAGCGCTCAGCTGTACAGCACTACAGGAACAATCACAGGTCCCACAGGTGAGACCTGGACCATCCCGGTGTACTCTACTCCCCAGCAGCAGGGTGTTACTCACATTGCCATACCACAGGAGACATACAACACAGTACAAGTTGCCACTACCAATGGTAAGGAAAAAATGTCTCCCAGCGCAAGGTCTGCAGAGGTGCAGTCCACCACCACTGGGACACAGGAAGAAATTGTGCAGACCCTTTTCCCAGCGCAGTTCATGAATGGCAACATTCACATCCCTGTGGCAGTGCAGACTGTTGGAGGGTcctacaacacaacacaatctgTGCACATATGGGACCCAAATCAACAACAGATCCAGGGAGAGGAGGGACAAGAACAGCAGCTCCATCTACAG GGTCACACAGAGATGGAGGATAATGCCGAACCACCCACAGAGATTCTGGTTCCCATTTCTCTTAAGCCAGAGGAAGGCCTGGAGGTGTGGCGCCTTTGGGCAATGCGAAAAAACGCGGAGCTTAACAAGCAGGAAAAGCCAAAGCTTGCACCCATAGGAC GCCGTCAGCCGCTGCGTTTTCAGGAGGACTTGGTGTCCAGCGCCGTAGCTGAGCTAAACCTGGCTCTCTCCCTGATGACTCAGGAGGCCCGAGGATCAGAGGATGAACAGTTTGCATCCGACGTTCTATATTATGTTTTCTTGTGTATACAAAAG TATCTCTTTGAAAATGGACGTGTGGATGACATTTTCTCTGATCCATATTATACACGTTTTTCTGGGTGTTTACACAAAATCCTGGATGGTTGGAAACCGAGTGTACATCCTTTag gtTATATCATTCCAAGTCATGTGACTGAGGAGATGCTTTGGGAGTGTAAACAGCTGGGTGCACATTCACCTGCCACACTGCTCACAACTCTAATGTACTTCAACACAAA GCATTTCCACCTGGTTACACCTGAACAGCACATGAAAGTAGCCTTCTCAAAGGTCCTGCGACACACGAGGAAGAACCCCACTAACACCAAGGACAAAGCCACCAGTATCCGCCTTCTCAGAGTACAGGGTGCACACAACGCAGGGCAGAAAG GGTCTGATGAAATGTATGCAGAGCAGGCCGAAGATCCTGAGAATCCTCTTCGCTGCCCCATTAAACTCTATGACTTTTATCTCTTCAAATG CCCTCAAAGCGTTAAGGGACGCAATGATGCATACTACATGACTCCAGAGCCTGTGGTGGCACCCAACAGCCCGATGTGGTACTCGTCTCAGCCTCTGAGTAGTCAGCAGGTGGAGCACATGCTGGCCCGTATCATCGTGGTCCGAGAGATCCAGGAAATCCTCAGCGCTGGTCCATGA
- the LOC132977905 gene encoding transcriptional regulator QRICH1-like isoform X1, which produces MCSNVCKCLLPGPLTMNEQESGVVSFDEYVRQKARTVPQHRMKEFLESLAKGPEVLQEFSQQGGAPTTTTTTTAMVYQQQGANCIYTDSTEVAGSLLELACPQVQVTSAGISPHMAVHQESEQQLQVQVQIQEQQGHAVSQVFQVASPSQQDLQGIQAAHLVQQGELTEEQQQQIQAQLVAAVAGGQQIQLSSGQQIQHIQLPGGQQIQIQAGQQIQLQDGQHIQLQDGQHFQLQDGQQIHLQGGQHIQLQDGQHIQLQGGQQIQIQTIEAMSSSEQQDSERRSNAISTVLQPAKKRKVDVPVAVSYAVSQGQQVATVLAIPQGQQQSYVSLRPDLLTVDSAQLYSTTGTITGPTGETWTIPVYSTPQQQGVTHIAIPQETYNTVQVATTNGKEKMSPSARSAEVQSTTTGTQEEIVQTLFPAQFMNGNIHIPVAVQTVGGSYNTTQSVHIWDPNQQQIQGEEGQEQQLHLQGHTEMEDNAEPPTEILVPISLKPEEGLEVWRLWAMRKNAELNKQEKPKLAPIGRRQPLRFQEDLVSSAVAELNLALSLMTQEARGSEDEQFASDVLYYVFLCIQKYLFENGRVDDIFSDPYYTRFSGCLHKILDGWKPSVHPLGYIIPSHVTEEMLWECKQLGAHSPATLLTTLMYFNTKHFHLVTPEQHMKVAFSKVLRHTRKNPTNTKDKATSIRLLRVQGAHNAGQKGSDEMYAEQAEDPENPLRCPIKLYDFYLFKCPQSVKGRNDAYYMTPEPVVAPNSPMWYSSQPLSSQQVEHMLARIIVVREIQEILSAGP; this is translated from the exons ATGTGCTcaaatgtttgtaaatgtctgCTTCCAGGTCCTTTGACGATGAATGAGCAGGAGAGTGGGGTGGTCTCCTTTGATGAGTATGTGCGGCAGAAGGCCCGCACTGTTCCTCAGCACAGGATGAAGGAGTTCCTGGAGTCTCTCGCTAAGGGCCCAGAGGTGCTGCAGGAGTTCAGCCAGCAGGGAGGGGCAcccaccacaaccaccaccactacAGCCATGGTGTACCAACAGCAGGGTGCCAATTGTATCTACACAGACAGCACAGAGGTGGCAGGCTCTCTCTTAGAGCTGGCTTGTCCG CAGGTACAGGTCACCTCGGCAGGGATTTCACCTCACATGGCTGTGCATCAGGAGTCGGAACAGCAGCTTCAAGTGCAA GTTCAGATTCAGGAGCAGCAGGGTCACGCAGTGAGCCAGGTTTTTCAGGTGGCTTCTCCCTCCCAGCAGGACCTGCAGGGAATCCAAGCAGCGCATCTTgttcagcagggggagctcacagaggagcagcagcagcag ATTCAGGCGCAGCTGGTTGCAGCTGTAGCTGGAGGACAACAAATCCAGCTGTCAAGCGGCCAACAAATCCAGCATATTCAGTTGCCAGGTGGCCAGCAAATTCAAATCCAGGCTGGCCAGCAGATTCAACTCCAGGATGGCCAGCACATTCAACTCCAGGATGGCCAGCACTTTCAACTACAGGATGGACAGCAAATTCATTTACAAGGTGGCCAGCATATTCAACTCCAGGATGGCCAACACATTCAGCTACAAGGGGGCCAACAGATCCAGATCCAGACCATTGAGGCCATGTCAtcttcagagcagcaggattCTGAAAGGAGGTCTAATGCTATCTCAACTGTTCTCCAGCCTGCCAAGAAACGTAAGGTGGATGTCCCTGTAGCTGTGTCATATGCCGTATCGCAGGGCCAGCAGGTGGCCACTGTTCTAGCCATCCCTCAGGGTCAGCAGCAAAGCTATGTGTCCCTACGACCAGATTTGCTCACTGTTGACAGCGCTCAGCTGTACAGCACTACAGGAACAATCACAGGTCCCACAGGTGAGACCTGGACCATCCCGGTGTACTCTACTCCCCAGCAGCAGGGTGTTACTCACATTGCCATACCACAGGAGACATACAACACAGTACAAGTTGCCACTACCAATGGTAAGGAAAAAATGTCTCCCAGCGCAAGGTCTGCAGAGGTGCAGTCCACCACCACTGGGACACAGGAAGAAATTGTGCAGACCCTTTTCCCAGCGCAGTTCATGAATGGCAACATTCACATCCCTGTGGCAGTGCAGACTGTTGGAGGGTcctacaacacaacacaatctgTGCACATATGGGACCCAAATCAACAACAGATCCAGGGAGAGGAGGGACAAGAACAGCAGCTCCATCTACAG GGTCACACAGAGATGGAGGATAATGCCGAACCACCCACAGAGATTCTGGTTCCCATTTCTCTTAAGCCAGAGGAAGGCCTGGAGGTGTGGCGCCTTTGGGCAATGCGAAAAAACGCGGAGCTTAACAAGCAGGAAAAGCCAAAGCTTGCACCCATAGGAC GCCGTCAGCCGCTGCGTTTTCAGGAGGACTTGGTGTCCAGCGCCGTAGCTGAGCTAAACCTGGCTCTCTCCCTGATGACTCAGGAGGCCCGAGGATCAGAGGATGAACAGTTTGCATCCGACGTTCTATATTATGTTTTCTTGTGTATACAAAAG TATCTCTTTGAAAATGGACGTGTGGATGACATTTTCTCTGATCCATATTATACACGTTTTTCTGGGTGTTTACACAAAATCCTGGATGGTTGGAAACCGAGTGTACATCCTTTag gtTATATCATTCCAAGTCATGTGACTGAGGAGATGCTTTGGGAGTGTAAACAGCTGGGTGCACATTCACCTGCCACACTGCTCACAACTCTAATGTACTTCAACACAAA GCATTTCCACCTGGTTACACCTGAACAGCACATGAAAGTAGCCTTCTCAAAGGTCCTGCGACACACGAGGAAGAACCCCACTAACACCAAGGACAAAGCCACCAGTATCCGCCTTCTCAGAGTACAGGGTGCACACAACGCAGGGCAGAAAG GGTCTGATGAAATGTATGCAGAGCAGGCCGAAGATCCTGAGAATCCTCTTCGCTGCCCCATTAAACTCTATGACTTTTATCTCTTCAAATG CCCTCAAAGCGTTAAGGGACGCAATGATGCATACTACATGACTCCAGAGCCTGTGGTGGCACCCAACAGCCCGATGTGGTACTCGTCTCAGCCTCTGAGTAGTCAGCAGGTGGAGCACATGCTGGCCCGTATCATCGTGGTCCGAGAGATCCAGGAAATCCTCAGCGCTGGTCCATGA